One window of the Bubalus bubalis isolate 160015118507 breed Murrah chromosome 8, NDDB_SH_1, whole genome shotgun sequence genome contains the following:
- the LMOD2 gene encoding leiomodin-2, producing MSTFGYRRGLSKYESIDEDELLASLSAEELKELERELDDIEPDHSLPVGMRQKSLTEKTPTGTFSREALMAYWEKESQKLLEKERLGECGKVAEEDKEESEEELVFTECNSEVSEDVYTEEEEEDEDDEEEDSEGEERTGANAEGMNGAVHSDSVHSDNARPKTFKSQIENIHLTNGHSGRNTESPPAAIHPCGNPTVIEDALEKIKNNDPDTTEVNLNNIENITSQTLARFAEALKANTVVKTFSLANTRADDSAATAIADMLRVNRHITSINIESNFITGKGILAIMRALQHNTVLTELRFHNQRHIMGSQVEMEIVKLLRENTTLLRLGYHFELPGPRMSMTSLLTRNMDKQRQKRMQEQKQQEGYDGGANLRTKVWQRGTPGSSPYASPKHSPWSSPKLPKKVQTVRSRPPSPAAPPPPPPPPPPPPPPPPPPPLAPQRLPPPPPPPPPPPPEKKLITRNIAEVIKQQESAQRALQNGQKKKKGKKAKKQPNNILKEIKNSLRSVQEKKMEDSSRPSTPQRSAHENLMEAIRGSSIKQLRRVEVPEALR from the exons ATGTCTACCTTTGGCTACAGGAGAGGACTTAGCAAATATGAATCCATCGATGAGGACGaactcctggcttccctgtcaGCCGAGGAGCTGAAGGAGCTAGAGAGGGAGCTGGACGACATTGAACCTGATCACAGCCTCCCGGTGGGGATGAGGCAAAAGAGTCTGACCGAGAAAACCCCCACAGGGACATTCAGCAGAGAGGCGCTGATGGCCTATTGGGAAAAGGAGTCCCAGAAACTCTTGGAgaaggagaggctgggggagTGTGGAAAG GTTGCAGAAGAggacaaagaggagagtgaggaagAGCTTGTCTTTACAGAATGTAACAGTGAGGTTTCTGAGGATGTGTACacggaagaggaggaggaggacgaggacgACGAGGAGGAGGACAGcgaaggagaggaaagaacaggTGCAAACGCGGAAGGGATGAACGGAGCTGTGCATTCCGATAGTGTCCATTCTGACAACGCGAGGCCAAAGACGTTTAAAAGTCAAATCGAAAACATACATCTGACTAACGGCCACAGTGGAAGGAACACGGAGTCCCCCCCGGCTGCCATTCACCCCTGCGGGAACCCCACAGTGATCGAGGATGctctggaaaagattaaaaacaacgACCCCGACACCACGGAAGTCAATCTGAACAACATCGAGAACATCACTTCGCAGACGCTCGCCCGCTTCGCCGAGGCCCTCAAGGCCAACACGGTGGTGAAGACCTTCAGCCTGGCCAACACGCGCGCCGACGACAGCGCGGCCACGGCCATCGCGGACATGCTCCGGGTCAACCGGCACATCACCAGCATCAACATCGAGTCCAACTTCATCACGGGCAAGGGCATCCTGGCCATCATGAGGGCGCTGCAGCACAACACCGTGCTCACTGAGCTGCGCTTCCACAACCAGAGGCACATCATGGGCAGCCAGGTGGAGATGGAGATCGTCAAGCTGCTAAGGGAGAACACCACGCTCCTGAGGCTGGGCTACCATTTCGAGCTGCCAGGACCAAGAATGAGCATGACCAGCCTCTTGACCAGAAACATGGATAAGCAGCGGCAGAAGCGGATGCAGGAGCAGAAACAGCAGGAGGGATACGACGGAGGAGCCAATCTTAGGACCAAAGTCTGGCAGAGAGGCACGCCAGGCTCTTCACCGTACGCGTCTCCCAAGCACTCCCCCTGGTCGTCCCCCAAACTCCCCAAGAAAGTCCAAACTGTGAGGAGCCGCCCTCCGTCTccggcggccccgcccccgcctccgcctccgccccctccccctcctccacccccaccgccaccccctcTTGCTCCCCAAAGGCTGCCACCCCCGCCTCCGCCTCCCCCGCCTCCGCCCCCAGAGAAGAAGCTCATCACCCGCAACATTGCGGAAGTCATCAAACAGCAGGAGAGTGCCCAGCGGGCATTACAAAacggacagaaaaagaaaaaagggaaaaaggctAAGAAACAGCCAAAcaatatcctaaaggaaattaaaaattccCTGAGGTCGGtgcaggagaagaaaatggaagacaGTTCCCGACCTTCTACCCCACAGAGATCAGCTCACGAGAATCTCATGGAAGCTATTCGGGGAAGCAGCATAAAACAGCTAAGGCGG GTGGAAGTTCCAGAAGCTCTGCGATAA